The genomic window ATTGCGCGATCGCTGGCAACGTAAATTTGCGATCGTTGTAGTCGCCGAAGGAGCAAAGTTGTGTATGGAAGATATGTCCAACACCACAAACTCTTCCCCCGCTCCCAACTCCCCAATCCTTACTCTCCCCCCTCCCAAATGCGGCAAAGGTCAATACATCGCCGAACAGATTGCTCTTTGTAGCGGCAATCTTATAGATACTAGAGTTTCTGTTTTAGGGCATATTCAGCGTGGTGGTATACCATCGGCACTTGATCGATTAACAGCCACCGTTTTCGGTAAAGCAGCCGTTGATTTAGTCGCTAAAGGTCAATTTGGTCAAATGCTAGCTTGGCAACATGGGGAAGTTGTTGCTGTTCCCATTCAAGAAGCTGTAGCGCAAAGTCCCTTACACGTAGATCCCGATGGTTACTTAGTACAAAGTGCGCGTTCTTTGGGCATTTATGTTGGCGAAAAAACCTAAACGGTTTGTAGTAAGGACTTTAGTCCTGATTTTTCTAAGGACTAAAGTCCTTACTACCAACTTGCTTATACCTTGCTTCCCCCTTTTCTTGAGAACCAATGCCCATAACTATTAGTCCTTGCCAGTATAGATAGACTAAAATCTCTAAATTCTCCCCAAAAGTATAGAGAAATAGAATCATCAAAATACTCAAGCCAACTTTAGCGGCGGGACGGTTGGGATCTAAAGACTTAATTAACAAATCAACGAAACTGAAAGCCATTGGTACAGCTATGGCGATAAACCCGACAATGCCCTTAACAAACAATACACCTGCCCAAGTATGGTGAGAACCAATAGGCATATATTCTACTAGGTGAGGCCCGGCTTCAACTATGCCATGTCCCCAAATTGGAGCTTCAGTATGCCAACGATAAACCGCAATCCGTTTTAAAGCCATACGTACCCGTGTTGAACCCGCCCTTGCAGCCTTAAAACCATCCCAAAAATTATTAAAAGCTAAAATAATCGATGGCGAGAAAATCCCCCCCAGGTAACTAGTGATTCCTAGTCCAATTAAGATCATTGGGCGAGCCAGTCCAGATAAAACCGTTGTCAGCAAGGGAATCGCCACAATACAAACTTGAGCCATGCGAGACTTACAAACGAAGCACATGATTATAGATCCGATTAAGCCAAACCACCGCCATCTTTTATTTTTTTCTTGCAAGGCCAACATAAAATTAACATTGCCGACAAAACCTAAAGCTGGCCCCCAAGGGGTAAATAGCCGCCAACGCAAATCACCTGTACTACCATCAATTTCATAGAGAGGGACATCAAAAAATTCATTACCCGGCCCTCCTACTGCTTTTAATGGTGAGACATATAAGATTTGGGGCAAGTGCAGCATGGGAGTTAACAATAAAAAAGGGGTAATTATTAACGTATGAAAACCAACAACACAAACAGCCCGATAAATAATTTGTGGGCGAATTTTTAAACAACCCGCCAAGGGATAAAGAGCCAATGCAGCCCAACCTTTAGCCCAACCAATGGAAGACTTAATAATTAAACTAGTTGGCAGATTGTAGTCCATATGTCCAGCAACCAAGGCTACTTCCATCGCCAACATCCCAGCAATCCACACCCAGATAGACAAGGGAATAGAAATTTTCTCCTCTGGTGGGGTGTCTTTTGTCTGTGCCAGGATTTTAATTAAGAGAAATAGTAGCAGCACCCAACACAAAACAGACCCCACAACATATAGTCCACCAAAAACCCAAATAAAGTAGGTGTTAGCGATCGCCCACCATACCACTTTTTCCGGTACATTCTCCGGCTGAATATCATGTTCTAACTTAAAAAATTTTTTCATTACTCCCTGTCACCTGTCACCTGTTCCCTATCCTCAAGACAACCAATTAGCAAGCTTATCTATCCAAGGTTTACGAATCCACAATATTAAAAGACCGAGGGTAGAAAAAACTGAACCAGCGGCCGCCCCAGCGAAAATCAAGCCCTTTTTAGGAGTTGTGGGGTCTTTTGGTAAACTAGGCTGCATTGCCATCTGTATCAAAGGATAGGCCGAAAAAATATCTCCTTGGCCTAAATCTAATTTGGTTAGTGTGGAAGCAAAGACAGCTTCGGCAATCTGTTGATCTCGCTTCAAATTTTCTAAGATAGATTGCCGTTGAGATAGACTATCTAAACGCCTCTCTAGGCGAGCAATTTCGGAGTCCAAAGCTTTAATCTGAGCTAGGAGTCCCTTTTGATCAGATTGGTAAACTATTAAACTTTGGAATAATGTATCCCTGCCAGACCCATTCACTGCTAAAGTTAAACGGATTAGTGTGTTTGGAGTCAGTTGTTTACGTGTAAGGAATTTACTGCGGTCTAAAAGAGCAATCCAAGCAGCCTCACGACGTTTACTTTCCTTAATAACTTGGGGATGGTTATCACCATACTTAGTCATTAAAACTTCTAAGCTTGTTGTCGCTTCACTGTAGTCCTTGAGGTTTTTTTGAAAGATTTGGTCTGCATGGAGCAAAAACCCATCGGCTGCTTCTTGGGGAGTCAGTCCTAAATCTTGGATCAGCTGCTGCATTCTTTTGCTGGTAAGTTGCTCTTGGGCTGTAGCCTCTGCACGTTGTCGGCGCAACTGCTCAATATTAGAAGAGAGATTACCCACTTGATCAGGAAAACTCAAGCCAGAGCGTACTTTGTATTCCGACAGCCGTGTTTGAGATTCTTCGAGTTTCTTTTGAGTGGAAAGCAAGATTTTTTGCGTAGGTTGACCACGCTGACTGATTTCCTCAGCCCGTAAAGCATTGATGCGATCTACCATTGCTTGATAGAGAGCCAAAGATTTAATGCGTGCATCCTCTGGACTTTTACCTGTCATCTCAAACAACATCATGGTAGTGTTGTCTAACAGTTTGATCCGGGGCTTGAATGACTCATCTGGCATTTTAGCGATCGCAGCTGCTGCCTTTAATACTGGCTCACTGGTAAAAATATATTCATAATTAGCTCTAGGATCGAAAGTAGAACTACCCAACCCAGAAGCACTAAAGGAAGAAGCCTGACCAATTTCTGGTAGGTTAACATTCACACCAAAACTAGCCCCGGTTAAAATCAGCGCAAACTCACTAGTGTAGGTTGGTTTCGTCACTTTTAAATACTGGATTGTTGACCCCCAGATCAGAACATTACCCAACACACTCAGCACCCCATAACGCAACCATCGGGCTTTTACAATACCGATAATGATTGCTAGGGGAAAAATCAAGCGTCGTTCTGTCATCTGAATATATTTCGTAGAATTGAGAGAGGGTTAAGAATGGTTTGGATCACGTCCCGAAATTCCACTACTTTGGAGTCATAACAGACGACAATATCATTGCCCATTAAAAAGGGATTATTAGCATCATTATTTTTCGTATCCATAAGCAGTCTGTTGACACTCCGCTCTATGTAAGTAGTTTTCCCTGTTAATTGTTCAGTTCTCGCCAGTACGGCTTTACGTGCTGCATTAGTTCCCCGTGTTCCTCCTGCACAGTTAGCCGCAGCCACCGCATGAGAAAAACGCGCACCATAAGCAAAAGATACGCCATCAGGAGGAGGATTACTAGGATCTGGTTCAGTCACATTCGAGAGGAAGACTTTCACCCCAATGGGGGTAATTGGTGAAGGACGGACTAACTCATTGTGCATCTTGCCAGAATCGGGGATGATAATGCGATCGCCTGCAATGAGTGGGATATCTGCAAAGGGTTCACCGGTTAAAATTCCAGACAAATCTACTATCCGGGTTTCTCTATCGCGGATCAATTGAATGCGTTTAATATCAGCATTAGGTTTAACTCCACCAGCATCGCGGATAGCCACCGCCAAGTAACGGTTAGGGGGATATTGTCCCGCCACTGCTACCGGGGGTTGGGTTCTATCACCTGGAGAGAGTTCATTAATAAATACCCGTCCCGGTAAAAATGTCGCCCCACTGACAAAGACTTCCACTGAAGCCCACTGCACCACCCTCACGTTTACTTGCAAAAACGAGGGTTGGAAGAAAGCCCCATGAATCAAAGCTGTAGTGAGATTTTCCTCAACTTGCTTTGGTTCTAACCCCACCACAGGTAAAGGAGATAAATAGGGAATCTCCAAATCTCCCTCTAAATTGACCTCAAAAATGCCACTAAACTCCTCCCCTTCAGGAATGATCACCTTAACGCGATCGCCAGGAGATAGAGGTAAAGCAAAACTGGGTGTTGTCCAACTCAAAATTATGAATATGGCATGGAAAATTATATGTTTGAACATTGACCCTGAAAATATTTAAGTATTAATTGCATAACGTTACAAAAAGCTTCTTTTTATCTAGTTAAAATTACAGTTCTTCAATGATGCTATTAACCTATACGAAATGTAAAAAATATAAACCGTATGAATTCAAAATCAGAATACCCTTTTAATCTATTTAACTAACTAATAAACCCTGCATTTTGCTTGTAAACAGTGGAAATGCTGACTAAATACCAACAGTAATTATTGCCTATCAGTGATTTTACTCTTGCATTATTTAAGGCGTTTTTAAGTGATAAGCGAGAAAATATTTATACTATCAATTCGGATAAAGACAAAAAGCTTTGTATAAGGATATTATACCAGTCATCAAAATTAGACACTGGTAACTGATAACCGATAACTGATAACTGATTTAATGGGACTCACGATTGGTCTAGTAAATACCTATTCAACTTTAAATATTGGTGATGCAGCAATTTACAGTGCCTTAACTGCCCTAGCAGATGATGCTCAAGTTGTAGCTAAATTCCAAGACTTAGAACCAGAGGACATTCCAGGTTTACAGCTTGTCCCTGAAATGAGACAGTGTGACGGCTATATTAGCGTAGGCGGCGATATATTCAACAATGCCCGCGAAAGTTTAATTACCAAAGCCTTCATTCGTAATTTACTGCAATTACAGCGATCGCCCCAAAAAACATTTTTATTTGGACAATCAA from Nostoc sp. UHCC 0870 includes these protein-coding regions:
- a CDS encoding O-antigen ligase domain-containing protein, whose protein sequence is MKKFFKLEHDIQPENVPEKVVWWAIANTYFIWVFGGLYVVGSVLCWVLLLFLLIKILAQTKDTPPEEKISIPLSIWVWIAGMLAMEVALVAGHMDYNLPTSLIIKSSIGWAKGWAALALYPLAGCLKIRPQIIYRAVCVVGFHTLIITPFLLLTPMLHLPQILYVSPLKAVGGPGNEFFDVPLYEIDGSTGDLRWRLFTPWGPALGFVGNVNFMLALQEKNKRWRWFGLIGSIIMCFVCKSRMAQVCIVAIPLLTTVLSGLARPMILIGLGITSYLGGIFSPSIILAFNNFWDGFKAARAGSTRVRMALKRIAVYRWHTEAPIWGHGIVEAGPHLVEYMPIGSHHTWAGVLFVKGIVGFIAIAVPMAFSFVDLLIKSLDPNRPAAKVGLSILMILFLYTFGENLEILVYLYWQGLIVMGIGSQEKGEARYKQVGSKDFSP
- a CDS encoding GumC family protein, producing MTERRLIFPLAIIIGIVKARWLRYGVLSVLGNVLIWGSTIQYLKVTKPTYTSEFALILTGASFGVNVNLPEIGQASSFSASGLGSSTFDPRANYEYIFTSEPVLKAAAAIAKMPDESFKPRIKLLDNTTMMLFEMTGKSPEDARIKSLALYQAMVDRINALRAEEISQRGQPTQKILLSTQKKLEESQTRLSEYKVRSGLSFPDQVGNLSSNIEQLRRQRAEATAQEQLTSKRMQQLIQDLGLTPQEAADGFLLHADQIFQKNLKDYSEATTSLEVLMTKYGDNHPQVIKESKRREAAWIALLDRSKFLTRKQLTPNTLIRLTLAVNGSGRDTLFQSLIVYQSDQKGLLAQIKALDSEIARLERRLDSLSQRQSILENLKRDQQIAEAVFASTLTKLDLGQGDIFSAYPLIQMAMQPSLPKDPTTPKKGLIFAGAAAGSVFSTLGLLILWIRKPWIDKLANWLS
- a CDS encoding polysaccharide biosynthesis/export family protein is translated as MFKHIIFHAIFIILSWTTPSFALPLSPGDRVKVIIPEGEEFSGIFEVNLEGDLEIPYLSPLPVVGLEPKQVEENLTTALIHGAFFQPSFLQVNVRVVQWASVEVFVSGATFLPGRVFINELSPGDRTQPPVAVAGQYPPNRYLAVAIRDAGGVKPNADIKRIQLIRDRETRIVDLSGILTGEPFADIPLIAGDRIIIPDSGKMHNELVRPSPITPIGVKVFLSNVTEPDPSNPPPDGVSFAYGARFSHAVAAANCAGGTRGTNAARKAVLARTEQLTGKTTYIERSVNRLLMDTKNNDANNPFLMGNDIVVCYDSKVVEFRDVIQTILNPLSILRNIFR